The genomic interval AGCCACAAGCCATTCCAAGCCTAAAATCAAAAACCAAACCCTTGGCGGTGAAGGTTGCCACGTTGCCCGAGCAAACGTCGATAGCGGAGAATCAACGTCCACAAACATTGCTGATGGCGGAGTCGGTGAGTGCGTTTGACATTAATTTGCCATCACTGGGTAAAAAACAACTTAAGCAAGCCAAAAAGGCGCTGAAAAAACAGCGCAAATACCATAAGAAACTGGCGAAGTTAGCCAAGAAGAAAGTCAAACAGCTGCAAAAGCGTGAGAAGTTGGAAGGAAAACTCAACAAATACAACGGCATTTTACGAGTTTTAAGCCATAAACAAGTATTGCAAGGCAGTGCAGAGCAAGTGCATTAAGCGTGCTTAAGTAAGAATAATGACTCAGCCCACCGAATGGTGGGCTGAGTGCATGTGGGTCATTGAAACGGGTCGCTATGTGAGACAAGGGCTAGGCTTGTGATGCTTTGCGAGCAAAGTCGCGCTCAACTTTGGCTTTGACCCAGGTTTCATTCAGCCACAGCGAAAACAGAATGACCCCGCCGCCCAATGTTAGGCGCAGCAAATCGACATCGCGATTCCAAATCACGATGTTGACGATAAGCCCAGCAGGCACCAAAGCGTTGTTCATTACCGCCAAGGCTCCAGCATTCACCAACGTTGCCCCTTTGTTCCAGGCAAAATAGCCCAAGCCAGATGCAATCAGGCCTAAGTAAATCAAAATGCCCCATTGCAGTTCGGTGGTAGGCAGCTTGCTCGGATTACCCATTAAAGCAAACGCTACCAAGGCCACACACAGCGCGCCAAGGTAGAAGTAGCCAAATACCGTGTGTTGTGGCAATTCAAGTTGCTCTTTCTCCATGATGTATTTGTAGCCCACTTGGCCAATGGCAAAACAGAGGTTGGCCCCTTGCACCACCAAAAAGCCCAGCAAGAAGTTCGGATTGATGGTGGCAAACTTGATAAAGACGGCGCCTAATACGGCGATGATGGCCGTCACCAAATACCAAGGAGAGAAACGCCCGTGCAGCAAATCGTAGATCAGCGTGACGTAGATCGGCGTAAAGACGGTGAACAGCAACACTTCAGGGACAGACAGCAGCAGAAACGATTGGTAATAGAAGCAGTACATCAAGCCGAGCTGGAAGCCGCCGACCACCATTAATTTACCGATAAGACGCTTGCTGACCCCTTTGAATTTGAGGAAAGGAACAAACACGACGCTGGCGAGTGCCACGCGCATCAGCACCGAAAACCAAGAATCCACCTGACCGGCGAGGTAAACGCCAATCAAGCTAAATGAAAATGCCCATAACAGGGTGACTGCGGAGAGATAAAACATAGTGATAACGAGTAAATAACAAATGTCCGCAGTCTACCGATTTGCCGAGAAGGGCAAAAGCAAAATCACTCTTTAAGTGGTACAACCAACATATCAACCGGAGAGCAGTTGATCAGTTGACGAGTCGAAGAGAGCAGTTTACTCCAAAAATCTTGGTGATGGCCGCACACGAGCAAATCCACTTGGTACTCACCAATGGTGTCACACAGTTCATTGCTTAAATCGCCGCTGCCGACCAAGGTATGAGTGATCGGGTAGTTGGCGTAATCCGCGAGATTGCCTAATTGAGTGCGAGACGCTTCCATCGCCTGATGCTGTGCTTCGGCCATGTTGATGTCGATAAGGCCGGTGTACAGCTCGGCATAATTCACATCGATATGGATAAAGGATACTTTCGCTTCTAAAGCTTTTGCTAAAGAAACGGCTTTATCGATCAATAGCTTGCTGTCGTCAGAAAGATCAACAGCGACTAATATGTGTTGATAACTCATGGTGTGCTCTCCTTTATCATTTTCCCTCGTGGGTATAGTTAAAACATAGCACTTAGGTGAATAGTTTTTTGCCAAAGGGATCTCAGATCCAATTCCATGTAACAAAGAGTTATCGAAATTTTCGTGGTATAGTAGCTCAAAA from Vibrio vulnificus NBRC 15645 = ATCC 27562 carries:
- the uspA gene encoding universal stress protein UspA, translated to MSYQHILVAVDLSDDSKLLIDKAVSLAKALEAKVSFIHIDVNYAELYTGLIDINMAEAQHQAMEASRTQLGNLADYANYPITHTLVGSGDLSNELCDTIGEYQVDLLVCGHHQDFWSKLLSSTRQLINCSPVDMLVVPLKE
- a CDS encoding carboxylate/amino acid/amine transporter, with translation MFYLSAVTLLWAFSFSLIGVYLAGQVDSWFSVLMRVALASVVFVPFLKFKGVSKRLIGKLMVVGGFQLGLMYCFYYQSFLLLSVPEVLLFTVFTPIYVTLIYDLLHGRFSPWYLVTAIIAVLGAVFIKFATINPNFLLGFLVVQGANLCFAIGQVGYKYIMEKEQLELPQHTVFGYFYLGALCVALVAFALMGNPSKLPTTELQWGILIYLGLIASGLGYFAWNKGATLVNAGALAVMNNALVPAGLIVNIVIWNRDVDLLRLTLGGGVILFSLWLNETWVKAKVERDFARKASQA